From Carnobacterium alterfunditum DSM 5972:
GTTCTCTTTCCCATTCAGTAACTTGTTCACGGAAAGCAGACCATTCGATTTTCTTAGCATTGACAAAGTTTTCGTAAATATGTCCTCCTAAGCCATCTTTGATCGTACTATCTTTTGCTAGGTATCCCAAGGCGTCATACAAAGTTCCCGGCAGATCATAGATACCATTATTGTAACGATCTTCCTCACTCATCATATAGATATTGCGGTTGATCGGTTTAGGGGCTTGCATTTCGTTCTTGATGCCATCTAATCCTGCTTTTAATAAAACGGCCATAGCTAAGTATGGATTTGCACTAGGGTCAACACTGCGTAATTCTACACGTGTAGACATCCCTCTTGATTGTGGTACCCGAATCAATGGCGAACGGTTACAGCCGCTCCATGCAATGTATACTGGTGCTTCATAGCCAGGTACAAGGCGTTTATAGGAATTTACTGTAGGATTTACAATTGCTGTAAAAGCCTTAGCATGATTTAAGATCCCAGCTAAGAATTGGCGTGCTGTATCACTTAATTCCATATCTCCGTTTTTATCATAAAAAGCATTTCCATCTTTGGTAAATAAGGATAAGTTAAAGTGCATACCAGATCCATTTACACCGTATAAGGGTTTAGGCATAAATGTAGCATGCAAGCCATATTTACGTGCCACTGTTTTAACGATCAGTTTAAACGTTTGGATATTGTCACATGCTTCTATCGCACTAGCGTATTTCCAATCGATCTCATGTTGTCCTGGTGCTACTTCATGGTGACTGGCTTCAATTTCAAAACCAAGATCTTCTAGTTGCAGCACGATATCGCGACGGCAATTTTCACCTAAATCTGTTGGAGCTAGATCAAAATAACCTCCATGGTCATTCAATTCTAATGTTGGCTCATTTTTTTCGTCCAGTTTAAAAAGGAAAAATTCAGGTTCAGGTCCTAAGTTGAAATCAGTAAAACCTAATTCTTTCATTTCGTTTAAGATTCGTTTCAAGTTAGAACGAGGATCTCCAGCAAAAGGAGTACCATCCGGATTGTAAATATCACAGATCAATCGAGCGATTTTACCAGATTCTTTAGAAGTTTCCCACGGAAAAATCAACCATGTATCTAAATCAGGTCTTAAGTACATATCACTTTCTTCGATGCGGACAAATCCTTCTATAGAAGATCCGTCAAACATCATTTTATTTTCCATAACTTTTTCTAATTGACTAATAGGTACCTCGACATTTTTGATAACTCCTAAAATGTCAGTGAACATTAATCTCAAGAAACGGACATTTTCTTTTTTTGATGCCTCTTTTATTTCATTTGCCGTAAATTTAGCCATATCCTTTTTCGCCCCTTTTAGTAGTATTTTCATTATTAAATTTATCCTATTCGATTCTGATCAAGAAATAGATGCGGTTTTTTGGTATTCAAGCCACTAACCGCTAAAAATTCATCATGCAGTATTTTACGTACGTCATCGTCAGTCATCATTTTAGTCATTTCTTGCTCACGATTTTTTTCTTTGCTTTCTTGTAGCTTATAAATCCGTTTTACACCAGCCATATTGATTCCATCAGATAAATAATCTTTGATTTCAAGAAGAACATCAATATTAGTTAAAGAATACATGCGCCGGTTTCCTTCATTACGCATTGGAACAATCAAATCTTGCTCTTCATAATAACGAATCTGTCGAGCAGATAAATCAGTTAATTTCATAACTGTACCAATCGGAAAAACCGACATCGAACGTCTTAGCTCTTTCTCACTCATTTATGTCCTCCTTTTGATTACATTTATAGAATAGCAGTCTTTTTTTTCGATGTCAACAAAAAATACTTCGAATGTAAGGAAACCTAACATATAAAAACGAACGTCTCTTTTTTTCATTGTTCTATCGTTCCGATTATAAAAATGAAATTGAACTATACCAATTTTAAAAAAATTGCAAAAAAAAACTAGCAGATGAAAAATCCACTAGTTCTTTTTTTATTCTCAACACTTTTCAATATAATGTCAAATATTTCTCTTTCTCCCACTCAGAAACTTGTTCCCGATAAGCTGCCCATTCTATATGCTTGGCACTTACAAAACTTTTATAAATATGATTCCCTAAAGCTTCTTGCACGACCTTATCTTCTTGCAAGTATTTGACCGCATTGTGTAACGTAGTAGGAAGATCTCTAATACCTCGTTTATATCTTTCTTCTGAAGACATACGGTAAATATTGCGATCGATTGGTTTAGGAGCTATACTTTCTTTTTTCACACCATCTAATCCTGATTGCAGCAACACTGCTACTGCTAAATAAGGATTCGCACTAGGGTCGACACTGCGTAATTCGATTCGTGTAGATACACCTCTTGAACTTGGGATACGCACTAAAGGTGAACGGTTACGAGCACTCCATGCTATATAAACAGGAGCTTCATAGCCTGGAATCAATCGTTTATAAGAGTTAACAGTTGGATTACAGACAGCAGTATACCCTAAAGCATGATCCAATATACCAGCTAAGAAATGTTGGGCTGTTTTGCTTAAGCCAAGTTCATTTTCTTCGTCGCAAAAAACATTTCCCTCTTTGTTGAATAACGACATATTAAAGTGCATCCCAGAGCCGCCTACTCCATATACTGGTTTAGGCATAAAGGTTGCATGAAGTCCATGTTTACGAGCAACCGTTTTAACGATCAGTTTGAAGGTTTGGATATTGTCACACGCTTCTATTGCACCAGCATATTTCCAATCGATCTCATGTTGTCCAGGTGCCGTTTCGTGATGGCTGGCTTCAATTTCAAACCCTAAATTTTCAAGGTGCAGCACGATATCGCGACGACAATTTTCACCTAAATCTGTTGGCGCAAAATCGAAATAGCCGCCATGATCATTTACTTCAGTTGTCGGATTTCCGTTTTCATCTAATTTGAATAAGAAAAATTCCGGTTCGGGTCCTAAATTAAATTCTGTATAGCCTTCTTCTTCCATTTCTTTTAGAACGCGTTTCAAATTATTTCTAGGATCTCCAGAAAAAGGAGTTCCGTCTGGATTATAGATATCGCAAATCAAACGTGCGACTTTTCCATTAACTTCTTCCCAAGGGAATATTAACCAAGTGGATAAATCGGGGCGCAAAATCATGTCGCTTTCTTCAATTCTTACGAATCCATCAATAGATGATCCGTCAAACATCATTTTATTTTCCATAACTTTTTCTAATTGACTGATTGGCACTTCAACATTTTTTATCGTTCCATCTATATCCGTAAACATCAATCTTAAATAACGAACATTTTGTTCTTTTGCACCAATTTCGATTTCTTCTCTTGTGAAAGTTTTCATTTTAATTATTTTTTCCCCTTTTATTAACTATTTTGTATCTTATTATTTCTAATCACATACTCTATACGGTAAGAAATGCTTAAAAAAAACGTGAAGTTCCTTTTAGATTCATACCTCGTAAAGCTAAAAATTCATCTTGTAAAATTCGACGAACATCTTCATCCGTTAAAGTAGACTTTTCTTCATGCTCAATTTCTTTTTCTTTTAATTCATAAATACGCTTGATACCAGCCATATTGATTCCATCTGCTAAGTAGTCCTTTATTTCAAGGAGTACGTCTATATCATTTAAGGAATACATTCTTCTATTCCCTTCATTACGTTCAGGACAAATCAAATCTTGTTCTTCGTAATATCGAATTTGACGCGCAGATAGATCAGTCAGTGTCATTACCGTTCCAATCGGAAATACAGACATGGAACGCCTTAGCTCTTTCTCGTTCATGAGATCCTCCCGTCTGGCATAGTACTACAGTAACAATGTCTTTTTAAAATGTCAAAAATTATATCCATCTAGGTGAGAATTTTCATTGTACTGAGCTGCAGAATATTCTCTATTAGCGGAAAAACAATTCTTCAACAGCTGAACTGACTGCTAATTTAACATGCTCGTAAGTTAAACCGCCTTGGACATAAAGCGTGTAAGGCGAGCGAATCGGACCATCTGCCGTTAATTCCATACTAGAACCTTGGATAAATGTTCCTGCCGCCATAATAACATCATCTTCATATCCCGGCATGTATGCACCAATAGGAGAGACATGTGCGTTGATAGGAGAATATTTTTGGATAGTCTGTGCGAATTTAACCATTTTATCTTTATCATTCAATGAAATCATCTGGATCAAATCGGTTCGCTTGTCATCCCATTTGGGTGTACTCTCAATTCCACAGGCTTCTAAAAGTGCTGCTGTATATACAGCTCCTTTCACGGCTTCTCCAACTGTATGAGGAGCCATAAAAAAGCCTTGATACATTTCTTGTAAACTGTATAAAGAAGCACCTGCTTCTCTTCCTATGCCCGGCGTAGTTAAGCGGTACCCGCAAGCTTCGATCAAAGCTGTTTTCCCAACAATGTACCCACCTGTCTTAGCTAAGCCGCCACCTGGATTTTTGATCAATGATCCTGCCATCAAGTCTGCTCCAACTTCAATTGGTTCTTTTTCTTCGACAAATTCTCCATAGCAATTATCGACAAATACGATCACTTCCGGATCGATCCCTTTAACAAACTGGATCATCTCTTCAATTTGGCTTATAGTGAACGAAGGTCTGCTTGCATACCCTCTAGAGCGTTGAATAGCGACCATTTTTGTTTTTGAAGTCATTTTTTCTTTTACTGTATCAAAATCAACTTTCCCATTCGATAATAAATCAACTTGATCAAAACCCATTTGGTATTCCTTAAATGATCCAATACCATTTCCAGTAACACCAACGATTTCAAGTAATGTATCATAAGGAGTTCCGGAAATGTACAACAAGTCATCTCCAGGACGCATGACACCAAATAAAGCCGTTGAAATAGCATGTGTACCTGAAATGATCTGAGGCCGAACTAATCCAGCTTCAGCCCCAAAAACTTCAGCATAAACCGCTTCTAAAGTATCTCTTCCAAAGTCATCGTATCCGTAACCGGTTGTTGGATTAAAATGTTGCTCAGTAACTTTTTTATTTCTAAAGCTTTGCAAGACTTTTTGTTGATTCACTAACGCTATTTCATGGATCTGGTCATGGACCGGTTTGATTTTTTCTTCTACTACTTTAATTTTCTTGATTAATTCAGGTGCATAATGATCGTTCCAACTCATGACGTTTGATTCTCTCCATTCCATTTCGACCCTGCTTTTGCATAGCCTTTTACTACATAAACATTTTTTTCTTCATCATATTCTTCAGAATCAACAAGCGTTTCTCTTTTTAAACGGACTAATTTTTCTCCTTGGGTAACTTCAATTTCAATTCGGTAAGGAACCATCAATTCTTTCATCTTACTCATGATCTCTGACAACAGTAATTCGATATCTTCAGGATCATTAGCCGAGATAACTACATTAGGGAAAAGCGATGGATAAAATGGATCTTCAACTAAATCTTTTTTGTTATAAATAGTGATCATAGGGATCGTTTCCATACCCAATTCTTTTAATAGTTGGATAACGGTCTTTTCATGTCCAGCCATATTTTCAGCAGACGCATCTACTACATGTAACAATAGATCAACATTTTTTGTTTCTTCTAAAGTTGATTTAAAAGACTCGATCAATTGTGTCGGCAAATCTTGAATAAAACCAACTGTATCGGTAAGTGTGACCATCATGCCACTTGGCAAGAGCAATTTACGTGTCAACGGATCCAAGGTCGCAAATAATTGGTTTTCTTCATACGTATCTGCTTGAGTCAATTTATTCAACAACGTTGATTTCCCAGCATTAGTATAACCCATCAAACCAATTTGAAACGTTCCGCTTTCCTTGCGTTGTTCTCGAGCACGACTACGGTGTTTTTCCGTTTCAGCTAGATCACGCTTGATGTCGGTAATTTGGTCGCGAATGTGTCGGCGGTCAGTTTCTAATTTTGTTTCACCTGGGCCACGTGTCCCAATTCCTCCACCTAATCGAGATAAATTGACGCCTTGCCCAGCTAGTCGAGGCATTAAGTATTGTAGTTGAGCTAACTCAACTTGTAATTTACCTTCTCTGCTTTTAGCCCGCATGGCAAAAATATCCAAGATCAATTGGATACGATCAATCACTTTCACTTCATCCAATAAAATCTTTTGGATATTTTTCGTTTGACCAGGTGTTAAACCTTGATTAAAGATAACGGTATCTACTTCTAGTTCGTCAACTAGCGAAACCAATTCTTCCATTTTTCCTTTACCTAAAAAAGTACGCGAATCTGCTCGATCTCTTTTTTGGGTAAGTTCTCCTACTACTTCTCCATTAGCTGTTTCGGTCAATTGTGCCAATTCTTTTAACGAATATTGAAAATCTTGATTAGTTTCATTTGTTTGTACACCTACAAGAATAACGCGTTCTACTGTTTCAGCGGTTTCTTTCGTTTCCATTCCGTTCACCTTCTATTCTAGTATTTTGAACAAAGTATCCATGCTTATTTTATCAGAAATTTTTTCACTTCATTTTTTAATTCTTCTTCATTTTCAGGGAATGCCACTAAGTCCCACCACTCAACATTTTCTAATCGATTTCTAAACCAAGTCAGTTGACGCTTGGCATATCTTCTCGAATTTTGTTGGATGGCTTCTTTGGCTTCTTGCAAATCCGTCTTTTCTTCAAAGTAAGGAACCAATTCTTTATATCCGATTCCCCTTGAAGCTTGTGCATCTGGTAAATTTTGCTGATAGAGCCATTTGGCTTCTTCGATCAATCCTGCTTCGAACATTTGCTCTACACGAAGATCGATGCGCTTATACAGTTCTTCGCGTTCAGTCATTAAGCCTATAATTTTAACTTCATAAAGGGGCTCTTTTTCTTTACGTTCACTTTGATAGCTCGAAAAAGGCTGTCCTGTTACGTGATACACTTCAAGCGCTCGAATGATCCGCCGGCGATTGTTAAAGTGGATCCTATCAGCAGCAGTAGGATCTACATTAGCTAATTGTTCCCATAAATAAAGATTTCCTTTTTCTACAGCAATCTTTTCTTGAGCTTCTCGAAAGGCTGTATCATTTTTGCCGCTTCCACCAAAAGTAACATCATAGATCAAAGATTCGATATATAATCCTGTACCCCCGACAATGATCGGTACTTTTCCTCTTGCAGTGATATCTTCAATTAAAAAACGGGCTCGTTTTTGAAAATCAGATACAGCATAGCTCGTTGTAACATCCACTTCATCGATCAAATAATGTGGGATCCCTTTTTGCTCAGCCTTAGTTACTTTAGCTGTTCCGATAGTAAGATTGCGGTAGATTTGCATAGAATCGCCACTGATTATCTCTCCATTGACTGCCTTAGCTAAAGACAGACTTAAACTTGTTTTCCCAACAGCTGTTGGTCCTACGATGATAATGATTTTTTTCTTTTCCACGCTATTCTCCTTCATTTTGCCATTTATCTCTCATTTCAAGAGCTTTCTGAGGATAATCCGTGATGACACCTGCTACTTGTTTGCGAAAGCAAAATTGAAGGTCCTCACTTTTATTGATCGTCCACACGCGTACCGGTAATTCAGGCACTTGAAAAGGGCTGATGCTTTTAAACCAGCTCAATTTAGGGTGCCACATGTTAACGGGAATATTCAGGTTTAAAAAGGTCTTATTTTCTCCATGCTCTTTAAATAATAGCGCTATTTTACAAGTATCATCCAAAATTTTTAGTTGGATCAACGTTTGATAATTAAAACTGGAATATTCTACAGTGAACGGCCAATTTTTTTCAGCTACAAACGCTACCACTTTCTCTTCGATCCCTGGATAAGAAAATTTATCTGTTTTCAGTTCAATATTGACTAACCCTTTATAATCGACCTTTTCGAGAAAACAAAAAATCTCTTGCAAAGTTGGGATCCGGCAATTGCTGTATTCAGGTGAGTACCAGCTGCCTGCATCAAATTGTTTTAATTCGGCTAAGGTCAAATTTTGAATACTGCCTTTTCCATTTGTAGTGCGATCGATCGTTTCATCGTGAATAACAATCAGTTCTTTATCTAAACTTAAGTGAACATCTATTTCGATACCATCGCTTCGAACTCGAACGGCTTCTTTGACCGCTTCTAAGGTGTTCTCTGGATGTGTTCCTTTACTTCCTCTATGAGCAATAATTTTTGTTTGGTCCATAACTGATGCCCTCCATTGCTGAGTTCTTAGTAATTATAGCATATTTCTATTCTATGCCCTATAGATAGCTTTTTTTCCATCGTATGAAATAGTCGTTTTTTTCTCTAAATTGACGTACAATAGAATCTCTACAAAGGAGGAAGGCACATGTATTTAACTATTGAAGAAACAGCTGATTATCTAGAACTTTCTATAACTGATATTATGCGACTTATTCGTGAAAAGCAAATTCGTACCTTGTCAGATGGAGAAACTATTTTAATTTACAAGGAACAATTCAACTTGTATTTACGAGAAATCGAAAAGTATAAAAAAGAATTACAAGATTATTTAGATGAACCTATTCCAGAAGATATTGATATAAAAGATGAAGATTAAGCTGCCCGAAGCATAGGGCTATCTTCTACCTCAGTCTATGAACAAAAATCCAGTCTTTATGGTCAGGCTAGCTTATTTACATCGACCAAAAAGACACACCCACATTTGAGGTATGTCTTTTTCATGGGCTTTCTATAGCCCTATTTAATTTATCAATAAGAAGTTTTTGTTTTTCCAGTCCAATCACGGTAGCCGCCTTTAAGATGGTGGATATTGGTGTGGCCTTGTTTGCGTAAACGAAGAGCTGCTCGTAAACTTAAAGCCTTGTTATGATCGTAAAGATAAACAGGTTGATCTGTTCTTATCTCAACGCTGCGTGTTTTAAACGTTGAATAAGGAACGTTTCTAGCTCCTAATATATGTCCTGCATCAAAATCTTTCTTTTCGCGGACATCAATTAATTGAACTTTTCGCATATCCTTTTTAAATTCTTCTTCTGTTAATTCAATAGACGCATTTTTGCGTTTGAAATAACTGTAGCCTTCATAACCAGCCCATACTATTATGATGAGCCATAAAACAATATTAATAATTTGACCTGTATCCAATTCTTGTGTACCCCTTTCA
This genomic window contains:
- a CDS encoding excisionase family DNA-binding protein, with product MYLTIEETADYLELSITDIMRLIREKQIRTLSDGETILIYKEQFNLYLREIEKYKKELQDYLDEPIPEDIDIKDED
- a CDS encoding aminotransferase class I/II-fold pyridoxal phosphate-dependent enzyme, with the translated sequence MSWNDHYAPELIKKIKVVEEKIKPVHDQIHEIALVNQQKVLQSFRNKKVTEQHFNPTTGYGYDDFGRDTLEAVYAEVFGAEAGLVRPQIISGTHAISTALFGVMRPGDDLLYISGTPYDTLLEIVGVTGNGIGSFKEYQMGFDQVDLLSNGKVDFDTVKEKMTSKTKMVAIQRSRGYASRPSFTISQIEEMIQFVKGIDPEVIVFVDNCYGEFVEEKEPIEVGADLMAGSLIKNPGGGLAKTGGYIVGKTALIEACGYRLTTPGIGREAGASLYSLQEMYQGFFMAPHTVGEAVKGAVYTAALLEACGIESTPKWDDKRTDLIQMISLNDKDKMVKFAQTIQKYSPINAHVSPIGAYMPGYEDDVIMAAGTFIQGSSMELTADGPIRSPYTLYVQGGLTYEHVKLAVSSAVEELFFR
- a CDS encoding rhodanese-like domain-containing protein: MDTGQIINIVLWLIIIVWAGYEGYSYFKRKNASIELTEEEFKKDMRKVQLIDVREKKDFDAGHILGARNVPYSTFKTRSVEIRTDQPVYLYDHNKALSLRAALRLRKQGHTNIHHLKGGYRDWTGKTKTSY
- a CDS encoding glycerophosphodiester phosphodiesterase; amino-acid sequence: MDQTKIIAHRGSKGTHPENTLEAVKEAVRVRSDGIEIDVHLSLDKELIVIHDETIDRTTNGKGSIQNLTLAELKQFDAGSWYSPEYSNCRIPTLQEIFCFLEKVDYKGLVNIELKTDKFSYPGIEEKVVAFVAEKNWPFTVEYSSFNYQTLIQLKILDDTCKIALLFKEHGENKTFLNLNIPVNMWHPKLSWFKSISPFQVPELPVRVWTINKSEDLQFCFRKQVAGVITDYPQKALEMRDKWQNEGE
- the hflX gene encoding GTPase HflX — protein: METKETAETVERVILVGVQTNETNQDFQYSLKELAQLTETANGEVVGELTQKRDRADSRTFLGKGKMEELVSLVDELEVDTVIFNQGLTPGQTKNIQKILLDEVKVIDRIQLILDIFAMRAKSREGKLQVELAQLQYLMPRLAGQGVNLSRLGGGIGTRGPGETKLETDRRHIRDQITDIKRDLAETEKHRSRAREQRKESGTFQIGLMGYTNAGKSTLLNKLTQADTYEENQLFATLDPLTRKLLLPSGMMVTLTDTVGFIQDLPTQLIESFKSTLEETKNVDLLLHVVDASAENMAGHEKTVIQLLKELGMETIPMITIYNKKDLVEDPFYPSLFPNVVISANDPEDIELLLSEIMSKMKELMVPYRIEIEVTQGEKLVRLKRETLVDSEEYDEEKNVYVVKGYAKAGSKWNGENQTS
- a CDS encoding MerR family transcriptional regulator, whose protein sequence is MSEKELRRSMSVFPIGTVMKLTDLSARQIRYYEEQDLIVPMRNEGNRRMYSLTNIDVLLEIKDYLSDGINMAGVKRIYKLQESKEKNREQEMTKMMTDDDVRKILHDEFLAVSGLNTKKPHLFLDQNRIG
- the glnA gene encoding type I glutamate--ammonia ligase produces the protein MAKFTANEIKEASKKENVRFLRLMFTDILGVIKNVEVPISQLEKVMENKMMFDGSSIEGFVRIEESDMYLRPDLDTWLIFPWETSKESGKIARLICDIYNPDGTPFAGDPRSNLKRILNEMKELGFTDFNLGPEPEFFLFKLDEKNEPTLELNDHGGYFDLAPTDLGENCRRDIVLQLEDLGFEIEASHHEVAPGQHEIDWKYASAIEACDNIQTFKLIVKTVARKYGLHATFMPKPLYGVNGSGMHFNLSLFTKDGNAFYDKNGDMELSDTARQFLAGILNHAKAFTAIVNPTVNSYKRLVPGYEAPVYIAWSGCNRSPLIRVPQSRGMSTRVELRSVDPSANPYLAMAVLLKAGLDGIKNEMQAPKPINRNIYMMSEEDRYNNGIYDLPGTLYDALGYLAKDSTIKDGLGGHIYENFVNAKKIEWSAFREQVTEWEREQYLKMY
- a CDS encoding MerR family transcriptional regulator codes for the protein MNEKELRRSMSVFPIGTVMTLTDLSARQIRYYEEQDLICPERNEGNRRMYSLNDIDVLLEIKDYLADGINMAGIKRIYELKEKEIEHEEKSTLTDEDVRRILQDEFLALRGMNLKGTSRFF
- the miaA gene encoding tRNA (adenosine(37)-N6)-dimethylallyltransferase MiaA; the protein is MKENSVEKKKIIIIVGPTAVGKTSLSLSLAKAVNGEIISGDSMQIYRNLTIGTAKVTKAEQKGIPHYLIDEVDVTTSYAVSDFQKRARFLIEDITARGKVPIIVGGTGLYIESLIYDVTFGGSGKNDTAFREAQEKIAVEKGNLYLWEQLANVDPTAADRIHFNNRRRIIRALEVYHVTGQPFSSYQSERKEKEPLYEVKIIGLMTEREELYKRIDLRVEQMFEAGLIEEAKWLYQQNLPDAQASRGIGYKELVPYFEEKTDLQEAKEAIQQNSRRYAKRQLTWFRNRLENVEWWDLVAFPENEEELKNEVKKFLIK
- the glnA gene encoding type I glutamate--ammonia ligase, which encodes MKTFTREEIEIGAKEQNVRYLRLMFTDIDGTIKNVEVPISQLEKVMENKMMFDGSSIDGFVRIEESDMILRPDLSTWLIFPWEEVNGKVARLICDIYNPDGTPFSGDPRNNLKRVLKEMEEEGYTEFNLGPEPEFFLFKLDENGNPTTEVNDHGGYFDFAPTDLGENCRRDIVLHLENLGFEIEASHHETAPGQHEIDWKYAGAIEACDNIQTFKLIVKTVARKHGLHATFMPKPVYGVGGSGMHFNMSLFNKEGNVFCDEENELGLSKTAQHFLAGILDHALGYTAVCNPTVNSYKRLIPGYEAPVYIAWSARNRSPLVRIPSSRGVSTRIELRSVDPSANPYLAVAVLLQSGLDGVKKESIAPKPIDRNIYRMSSEERYKRGIRDLPTTLHNAVKYLQEDKVVQEALGNHIYKSFVSAKHIEWAAYREQVSEWEKEKYLTLY